One window from the genome of Gammaproteobacteria bacterium encodes:
- a CDS encoding DUF2782 domain-containing protein, producing the protein MYRLHRKIAWFGLAIALLAMLSGVVLADDADLSEAQVTIVQDDKEQRVEEYRVNGQLYLVKVIPVIGPAYFLVDEDGDGQFELQDNDPTVNPATAQWRLFKWN; encoded by the coding sequence ATGTATAGGCTCCATAGAAAAATAGCCTGGTTTGGCCTCGCTATAGCGTTGTTGGCAATGTTATCTGGTGTTGTCCTGGCCGATGATGCTGATTTATCTGAAGCGCAAGTCACGATTGTTCAGGACGACAAGGAGCAGCGCGTCGAGGAGTACCGCGTTAACGGTCAGCTCTATCTAGTCAAGGTTATTCCGGTCATTGGTCCGGCGTATTTTCTTGTTGATGAAGATGGCGATGGCCAGTTCGAACTGCAAGATAATGATCCTACGGTCAATCCAGCCACCGCTCAGTGGCGACTGTTTAAATGGAATTAA
- a CDS encoding TIGR00730 family Rossman fold protein yields the protein MDDKTRATDFRMQPINDAMLHRESWKIFQIIAEFVEGFERLVLIKPSVSIFGSARTATDHPYYELTEKIARGLSDAGFSVVSGGGPGLMEAANKGAFAGKSPSIGLNIQLPHEQSGNPYQDVSLSFRHFFSRKVMFVKYASAYVVLPGGFGTLDELAEILTLVQTGKTRRIPIILVHTPFWDGLLNWFKDTLVREGTINEADLDLMQVLDDPDDVVEAIFTHYENRGIEPSVEGQPTLLDL from the coding sequence ATGGACGATAAAACCAGAGCGACCGATTTTCGTATGCAGCCTATTAACGATGCCATGTTACATCGGGAAAGCTGGAAGATTTTTCAAATCATTGCCGAGTTTGTCGAAGGCTTTGAACGCCTGGTGTTGATCAAGCCCTCTGTCAGCATCTTTGGTTCGGCGCGTACAGCGACAGATCACCCCTATTATGAGCTCACTGAAAAAATCGCACGTGGCTTGTCTGATGCGGGTTTTAGCGTGGTTAGTGGAGGCGGCCCTGGTCTTATGGAGGCGGCCAATAAAGGTGCTTTTGCGGGAAAATCACCCAGCATTGGTTTGAATATTCAACTGCCCCATGAGCAAAGCGGTAATCCATATCAGGATGTGTCGTTAAGTTTTCGCCACTTTTTTTCACGTAAAGTCATGTTCGTAAAATATGCTTCGGCTTATGTGGTCTTGCCCGGTGGTTTCGGCACGCTTGATGAATTAGCCGAAATATTGACTCTGGTGCAAACAGGCAAGACTCGCCGGATCCCCATTATTTTAGTGCATACGCCATTTTGGGACGGATTATTGAACTGGTTCAAAGATACCTTGGTCAGAGAAGGTACAATCAACGAAGCGGACCTTGATTTGATGCAGGTATTGGATGATCCTGATGACGTGGTTGAAGCCATCTTTACTCACTACGAAAACCGCGGTATTGAGCCTTCTGTCGAAGGCCAGCCGACGTTGTTGGATCTGTAA